A portion of the Juglans microcarpa x Juglans regia isolate MS1-56 chromosome 1D, Jm3101_v1.0, whole genome shotgun sequence genome contains these proteins:
- the LOC121242219 gene encoding TVP38/TMEM64 family membrane protein slr0305-like isoform X2 yields MFELVILKDFLLWVEQDLGPWGPLVLAVAYIPLTILAVPASVLTLGGGFLFGLPVGFVADSIGATVGAGAAFILGRTIGKSFVVSKLKDYPRFQSVGIAIHRSGFKIVFLLRLVPLLPFSMLNYLLSVTPVSLGEYMLASWLGMMPITLTLVYVGTTLKDLSDVTHGWNEFSKTRWAFVILGLSVSAVLIICVTKVAKAALEKALAENEDLDDILASPQLPVVAEPAVDLNQPLIIKIDTSEDNHEK; encoded by the exons ATGTTTGAGCTGGTT ATTCTGAAGGACTTCTTATTATGGGTTGAGCAGGATCTTGGACCTTGGGGTCCCCTTGTGCT GGCTGTTGCCTACATTCCTCTTACAATCTTGGCAGTTCCAGCATCTGTATTAACT CTTGGTGGTGGTTTTCTTTTTGGGCTGCCTGTAGGCTTTGTAGCCGACTCTATTGGTGCTACTGTTGGTGCTGGGGCTGCATTCATTCTTGGCAGAACA ATTGGGAAATCATTTGTGGTTTCCAAGTTGAAGGATTATCCACGGTTCCAGTCAGTTGGGATTGCAATCCACAGATCTGGATTTAAG ATTGTTTTTCTGCTTCGGCTTGTTCCCTTGCTGCCATTTAGCATGTTGAACTACCTCCTGTCTGTGACTCCTGTTTCATTAGGGGAATACATGCTGGCTTCCTGGTTAGGAATGATG CCAATAACGCTTACATTAGTTTATGTTGGAACAACTCTCAAGGATCTTTCTGATGTGACACATGGATGGAATGAGTTTTCAAAGACTCGTTGG GCATTTGTCATATTGGGCCTATCAGTATCTG CGgttttgattatttgtgttaCCAAAGTTGCCAAGGCTGCTTTGGAAAAGGCTTTGGCTGAAAATGAGGATCTTGATGACATTTTAGCATCCCCTCAGCTGCCTGTTGTGGCTGAACCAGCTGTGGATCTCAACCAACCTCTCATAATCAAGATAGACACTTCTGAAGACAAccatgaaaaatga
- the LOC121242219 gene encoding TVP38/TMEM64 family membrane protein slr0305-like isoform X1 — translation MAFTWVSGLRIALLLLLLAAVVTACFTLPVEKILKDFLLWVEQDLGPWGPLVLAVAYIPLTILAVPASVLTLGGGFLFGLPVGFVADSIGATVGAGAAFILGRTIGKSFVVSKLKDYPRFQSVGIAIHRSGFKIVFLLRLVPLLPFSMLNYLLSVTPVSLGEYMLASWLGMMPITLTLVYVGTTLKDLSDVTHGWNEFSKTRWAFVILGLSVSAVLIICVTKVAKAALEKALAENEDLDDILASPQLPVVAEPAVDLNQPLIIKIDTSEDNHEK, via the exons ATGGCCTTTACGTGGGTCTCCGGCCTTAGGATCGccctccttctcctccttcttGCCGCCGTCGTTACCGCTTGCTTCACTCTCCCCGTCGAGAAG ATTCTGAAGGACTTCTTATTATGGGTTGAGCAGGATCTTGGACCTTGGGGTCCCCTTGTGCT GGCTGTTGCCTACATTCCTCTTACAATCTTGGCAGTTCCAGCATCTGTATTAACT CTTGGTGGTGGTTTTCTTTTTGGGCTGCCTGTAGGCTTTGTAGCCGACTCTATTGGTGCTACTGTTGGTGCTGGGGCTGCATTCATTCTTGGCAGAACA ATTGGGAAATCATTTGTGGTTTCCAAGTTGAAGGATTATCCACGGTTCCAGTCAGTTGGGATTGCAATCCACAGATCTGGATTTAAG ATTGTTTTTCTGCTTCGGCTTGTTCCCTTGCTGCCATTTAGCATGTTGAACTACCTCCTGTCTGTGACTCCTGTTTCATTAGGGGAATACATGCTGGCTTCCTGGTTAGGAATGATG CCAATAACGCTTACATTAGTTTATGTTGGAACAACTCTCAAGGATCTTTCTGATGTGACACATGGATGGAATGAGTTTTCAAAGACTCGTTGG GCATTTGTCATATTGGGCCTATCAGTATCTG CGgttttgattatttgtgttaCCAAAGTTGCCAAGGCTGCTTTGGAAAAGGCTTTGGCTGAAAATGAGGATCTTGATGACATTTTAGCATCCCCTCAGCTGCCTGTTGTGGCTGAACCAGCTGTGGATCTCAACCAACCTCTCATAATCAAGATAGACACTTCTGAAGACAAccatgaaaaatga